The Candidatus Thermoplasmatota archaeon genomic sequence TGCAGATTTCTTTTTAAAACATCCGACAAAAGCATGGTATGTTGAAGAAATAGCGCACACATTAAAAACTTCGAAACCAACAGTGTATCGTCATCTTAATAAACTTAAAGGTTTTGATATTCTAGAGGAGGTTCAGGTATTTGACGAAGCCTCACAGCAACAAAAAAAAGCATATCGGATGCGATACGGAAACTTTGAAAAGGCTTGGAATTTTGTTGAAGCACATATTAAAGTCGCAGTCGAAAATTATGGAAGAACTGTCCAGCATATACAAC encodes the following:
- a CDS encoding transcriptional regulator: MGFEMQIVSNTPIVGEDDLDSVARQFFQQIGYLSKGSDPEIPYKIFADFFLKHPTKAWYVEEIAHTLKTSKPTVYRHLNKLKGFDILEEVQVFDEASQQQKKAYRMRYGNFEKAWNFVEAHIKVAVENYGRTVQHIQQLLEKQKKGR